Part of the Methanobacterium paludis genome is shown below.
CTTGTAATTATCATTATCTTATAATTTACCATCCTATAATTTTAACACATCCATATATTTAAATATATCATTATTCAAATACTCTTACTATGAAATCATGTGAAATTGGTGGAAAAAATCCCAACTGTGACCAGATTAAAAGATTGAAAAAAATAACATCTGAAATGCCGGGTGATGATGAGATATATAAAGATTCAGAAACAATAAAGGCTCTTGCAGACCCTACAAGGCTAAAAATAGTTTATCTGCTGAGATATGGTGAACTGTGTGTCTGTGAGATAATGGAAGCGCTTGAAAAACCTCAAGCTACGGTGTCTCATCATTTAAACATCCTGAAAAATGCTGGGTTTTTAAAATGGCGTAAAGAAGGGGTATGGACACATTACAGGCTATCAAACTCAAAAATTCATGAGAACATAAATGAACTACTAAAAAATCATTGATGGGATGAGATTTACATGGATAAAGACAGTGATAATGCCAATAATGAAGTTAGTAGTCAGACTTGTGATGTTACAAGACTGGGCTTTCTTGATAGATTTTTAACATTGTGGATATTTCTTGCAATGGTTTTGGGGGTGTCTTTGGCTTATTTAGTTCCGGGAGTTGAATCGTTTATCGGTAAATTCCAGGTTGGAACAACCAGTATTCCCATAGCAATTGGTTTAATTTTGATGATGTATCCTCCCCTTGCTAAGGTGAAATATGAAGAATTACCCGACGTATTTAGAAACAAGAATATATTGGCTCTTGCTATGTTTCAAAACTGGGTAATAGCGCCCATAGTCATGTTCGCACTGGCAATTATTTTTTTAAGAGGATATCCTGAATATATGACTGGTTTAATCTTAATTGGAATTGCTCCGTGTATTGCTATGGTGCTGGTTTGGAATCAGCTTGCAAAAGGTGATAACGAATATGCAGCAGGATTAGTAGCATTTAACAGTGTATTTCAAGTGCTTTTTTATAGTGTTTATGCTTATATCTTCATAACTGTGCTACCGCCCATGCTTGGTTTGGAAGGAAGTACAATAAATGTTAGTATAACACAAATAGCACAAACCGTCTTTATATACCTGGGAATTCCCTTTTTAGCAGGCATGCTAACAAGATTTGTTCTGGTTAAAAGGAAAGGCAAAGAATGGTATCAGAATAAATTCATCCCTAAAATCAGTCCAATTACCTTAGTAGCATTGCTATTTACGATTGTAGTAATGTTTAGCTTAAAGGGAAGCTTCATAATAGAAATTCCACTCGATGTAGTGCGTGTTGCAATTCCTCTCCTCTTTTACTTTGTAATTATGTTTTTCATAACATTTTACTTGGGGTACAAGATAGGTGCAGATTATTCAAAAACCACAACCATATCATTCACAGCAGCAAGCAACAACTTCGAACTTGCCATTGCAGTTGCAGTTGCAGTTTTCGGAATAGGATCAGGAGTTGCATTTGCAGCTGTTGTGGGGCCACTTATAGAGGTTCCTGTGCTTATAAGTCTGGTGAACGTGGCGTTACTGTTCCAAAGGAAATATTTTAGTAAAAAAGTTGAAACAACTTAAAATCTTTTATTTAGGTGACCTCCCTTTATTTTATCTTTTGTTTAAACTTTCCTCAAAAATTCCCCTTTCTTCAGGTGTCAAACCGTACAGATCATAGGCTCTTTCATAGCAATACCACAAAACTCAGCAATCCTACCAACCCACATAAATAAAATAAATAATAACATTTAATCAGGAATACTTCAACTTGTATAAAGCTGCGGATGTAACTTTACAAATCGCTGGTGTTTTCGGGTACTTTTTAGCGATTTATTATACAGACGGGATTTGTGGAGCAATTCTCGGTGATCTTGGTCTATGGGGTGCAGTGGGCTTTGAAGGCCCATATCTAACCAACGTGGATTGATGAGGATTATGATTCTCAAATTGATCATTTGACTGATGGTGCTATTTGATCATGATAAACCAATGGATATGTCAAATAAAATAAACTGAGGTTAATTTATGAATAGAAACAATACTAAAATGCAAATTGTAGGTATTTTGTCAGCTACATTTTTTATATCCCGATCTTTTTATTTTCCAAGCACAGGAGATCCATCTTATTTGATCTGGGGTTCTGTAGGAATTTTTATTTTAATCTTATTTTTTTTAACGAATAACAAATATTCCGTTAAAATATTTTTCACGACGTCAATTAGTGTAATGATATTTTCAGGACTGATGATAGTGTATACTTATCTTCTCTTGCCAATGTATGCTTCGGGTTTTGTATACTATTTTTCAATCGGAATTTTCTTAATGTACACACTCCTTTTTGCTTTAGGTTGTCTTCATAAATGGGATCCTAAGTTTTTGTTTGGAGAATCATTTGAATGAGAATGAATTGCAAAGTAAACTTGAATGGGATTTTAAAGGTAAACTATAACTGCATCAATCATATTAATCTGAAAAATCTAAAAAAATAAGAAGATTTAGTAAAACAAAGAGGCGTACAAGTGAAACGTAATATGTGAATATACATTATCCTCATTTTTAACATATAAATACAGTGTATATTATTACTATTTGGGCCAAATTAGGTTTTAAAATATTTGGTTTCAAAAACGCTACTTCCAACCGGTTACGATCGGCAATTAATTATAGTTAAGTACCAAAAGTTTTACACTATCTCTTTGAATAAAACTGAAAAAAACAAGTTAATCAGACTAAAGAACATGTTAATTGAACTTATTAGTTCAACAAGTTTAATAAGTTAAGTCCTTAACTATAATTTTTTTATTTCTTTTTATCCCATGAATTTGTACAAATCAATATTATCCAAAAGGTATATATTTAAAACTGTTTTTACATCCCAATTATATAAACTCCAAATAAGATCTTAAAACCCATAATTTTGGATATAATTTTGGATATGGGCTGAAGATTGTAGAATGAACTTAAAACTTAAAAATTGAAATCCGTGATCAAAATGCACAAAGAACCTAAAACCATCCCCCACATAAATGAAGAAAAAGCAGCAGAAAAAATATCTAACTTCATAAAGGATAAATTGAACGAATCCAGAACACAAGGATTGGTTGTAGGTTTAAGCGGAGGATTGGACTCCACAACAACAGCATATCTTTGTGCAAAAGCCATTGGAAAAGATAAAATCATGGGCCTCGTACTGCCCAGTGAAACAACATCAGATGAGGATGTTCAAGATGCTCTAACCGTTGCGGAGGAACTTGGAATAAAACACAAAGTAGTGCACGTGGACGAGTTTATAGAACCATTTAAAGAACTTTTAGCTCAATCAAATGGAGAATATGATACTAAACTTGCAAATGCGAATTTAAAAGCAAGAATACGTATGATGATACTGTACTACCACGCAAATGCAATGAAAAGACTTGTTGTGGGAACAGGAAATAGGACAGAATTGCTTGTAGGCTATTTCACCAAATATGGGGATGGTGGAGTGGATATACTGCCTATAGGTGCTTTATACAAAACTGATGTAAGGCAGCTGGCATCCTACCTGAACGTTCCAAAGAGCATCATAGAAAAAGCCCCTACAGCGGGTTTATGGGCTGGACAGACAGACGAAGATGAGCTTGGAATCAAGTACGAACTTTTAGATAAACTACTCCATCTCATGGTCGACAAAAAATTGGAAGACCATGTTGTTGCAGAAGAACTGGAAATTCCACTTGATGAAGTTTTAAGGATAAAAAAGATGATAAAATCAGCCGAACATAAACTCAAACCTGCACCCCTTGTGGAAATAAGATGAAATATGGAATTAGAGAGGGATAAGATTCGGAATAAAGATGGGTAAGATTGGGAATTAAAGACGGGGGATGAAAATGCATTCGTTAATTTACATAACAACGTCTGGAATTGAAGAATCAAAGGGAATAGCTAAAACCCTTTTAAAAGAAAAATTAGTGGCATGTGTGAATATAGTACCCAAAATAGATTCCATGTACCTCCAGAATGGTAAGATTGAAGAAGACTCAGAGTCCATTTTAATTGCAAAGACCATGTCATACCAAGTGGATAAGGTTATGAAAATGGTTGAAGAAATTCACAGCTATGAAACTCCTTGCATACTCCAGATCAAAATAGAAAAGGGTTCTGAAGATTATTTAGAGTGGATGGAAAATGAAATAGCCTAAAAAATAAGTTAAAAAATATTTAAGTTTTACAAAATAACTACTTTATAATTAATTTATAACTTTTATAGTGAGCTATAACGAGTTATTAATACAGTTTTTATAATGAATTATTAAACATTTAAGATTATTCAAGTTAACCAAATCATGTTTTAGTTGATTCTGGCGGTGATCAGTTGACAGATATTAAAGTTGAAGAGAAATGGCAGAAGAAATGGCAGGAAGCAAATTTATTCGAATCAGATCCAAACGATAAAGAGAAAATATTCATAACTGTGGCATTTCCATACCCAAGCGGTGCAATGCACGTGGGACACGGAAGAACATACACGGTACCTGATGTATATGCTAGATTTAAAAGAATGCAGGGCTACAACGTGTTGTTCCCAATGGCATGGCACGTTACAGGGGCACCAGTTTTAGGAATCGCGAAGAGGATCAAAAGACAGGACCCATGGACACTTGACATCTACAAAAACGTGCACAAAGTCCCTGAAGATGAGCTTCAAAAGTTTGTAGAGCCTGAATATATAGTCAAGTATTTCAGCGAAGAGTATCACGACGTGATGACACGTATGGGTTACTCAATCGACTGGAGACGTGAGTTTAATACCATAGACCCTCACTACCAGAAGTTTGTAGAGTGGCAGTTTAGAAAACTTAAAGATAAAGGGCTGGTAAGGATAGGAGAACATCCTGTGAAGTACTGTCCAGAATGCGGGAACCCTGTGGGAGACCATGACCTTCTTGAAGGTGAAGGTGTTGGAATAAATGAACTGACCCTTGTGAAATTTGAAATGGACGGCGATTATCTTGTAGCGGCCACATTCCGTCCTGAAACTCTTTTCGGTGCCACAAATCTATGGTTGAACCCTGAATCAGAGTACATCAAAATAAAGGTCGACGATGAGAACTGGATAATAAGTAGAAATGCCTACGACAACATTCTCAACCAGAAAAAGGATACATCAATAGTATCTGATGTTGATGCACCTGCAATGATTGGAAAATATGTGAAAAACCCATTAACCGGTGATGAACACATAATACTTCCTGCATCATTTGTTGACCCGGAATATGCAACAGGAGTTGTTTACTCTGTACCAGGACACGCACCAGCAGATTATATAGCACTCATGGACCTTAAAAAGGATGCTGAAACCCTTAAAAAGTACGGTATAACCGATGAAGTTAAGAGTATCCGGCCTGTTGGCATGATAAACCTCAAAGGATTTGGAGAGATCCCGGCTGAAGAGATGATCCAAAAGTTCGATGTTGAAAACCAAAACCATCCAAACCTCAAAGAGGCAACAAACGAGATATACAAACTGGAACATGCAAAGGGAATAATGTCCCAGAAAACAGGGGAGTACGAAGGATTATCAGTATCTGACGCCCGTGATAAGATCATAGACCTACTTCGCACAGAGAAAAAAGGGGACGTAATGCATGAATTTTCAGAAAGACCCGTTATATGTAGATGCGGAACTAAATGTGTCGTTAAAATCCTTGATGATCAATGGTTTTTAAAGTACTCAGATGAGGACTGGACAGAAAAAACCTACAAATGTCTTGAGGGAATGAACATAGTTCCAGAGGAAGTAAGAGCCAACTTCCAGTACTACATAGACTGGCTTCAGGATTGGGCCTGTTCCAGGAGAATTGGACTGGGAACAGACCTTCCATGGAACAAAAAATGGATAATAGAACCATTAAGCGATTCAACCATTTATATGGCCTACTACACAATCGCCAAGTACATGAAAGACATCGATCCCGAAGCTTTAAACGATCAGTTCTTTGATGAAGTGTTTTTAGGAAAATCAGGTTCATTTGATGGAATTGACGCTGAACTCTTCAAAGATATAAAAGATGAGTTCAACTACTGGTACCCACTAAACTGGCGCCTATCTGCAAAGGATCTCGTTGGAAACCACCTGTCTTTCCACATGTTCCACCATGCAGCAATATTCCCAGAGGATAAATGGCCCCGTGGAATTGTTGTCTTTGGAATGGGTCTCCTTGAGGGAAATAAGATGTCATCATCCAAGGGAAACATTGTGATGCTTGAAGATGCCATAGAAACCTACGGATCCGATGTTGTCCGCCTGTTCTTAATGTCATCTGCAGAGCCATGGCAGGACTTTGACTGGAGAGAGAAAGAGGTAAGGGGAATCAGCAAACGTTTGAATTGGTTTATGGAATTTGCGGACCGTGTTGAAGAAATATGCGGTTCTAAAATTGAGCTTGATGGTCATGAATCCGCACCGGAGGTTAAAAAATCAATAAACGCATGGATACTAAGCCAGCTCAACATGAGGATACGGGATGCGACCACAGCCCTTGAAGGGTTCCAAACAAGAAAAGCACTCCAGGAATCATTATTCCTGCTTAAAAAGGATATGGACCACTACTTCCATCGTATTGAACACGAATTGGATGATGAGGAATCCAGAAGGGAAATAGGGGAAGTATTAGTCCACCTATTGGGAATATGGATACGGTTAATGGCACCTTTCGTTCCACACGCAGCAGAAGAACTCTGGAAAACCCATGGGGGCAAAGGATTTGCATCAGAAGCTTCTTGGCCGCAGTACAACCCTGATTTGATAAATGATAAGGTTCAAAAGGCTGAAGAAATAGTTCAGGGACTTGCAAGCGACATAAACGAGATCAAAAATATCATAGATGTGAAACCGAACAAGGTACATATTTATGTGGCACCTGACTGGAAATGGAGGGTTTTCGACATTGCCAAGGAAGTTGGAAAGCCAGATATAGGCAGGATTATGGGTCAAGCTGTAAAACAGAATGTCTATGACAACAAGAAAGAGATTGCAGGTTTTGCAAAGAAAATAGCCCGTGAGATGACCAGGATAAACTACGTGGGTCAGATCGATGAGTATTCCATAATCAAAGACTCACTGGACTACCTTTCAGCGGAAGTAGATGCAGAGGTCATTGTCTATGATGAACCAACCTACGACCCTGAAGGAAAATCAGGAAATGCATCGCCATACAAGCCGGCTATATATATAGAATAATAAGTGGATGATGTTAAGGAGTGATGTTTTAATACATTCATTCTTTAATATTCTTTTAATCCACTTTAGTATCTTTTTTTAATATTTTTTATTTTGATTGTTTTTTAGAAAGGTTTTGATTATTCTTGAAATGAAAAATTTTAAGGAATTTGAAATGAATTTGATATTTTTTATCCTCTTTGAGCTTAACTTTTTATTTTTAAAAAAAGATTTTAAGAAGAATAGGATTTAATTTAAAATAATTTAAAGTAAATCAAATAAATTTTAAAATAAGAATATGTTTAACTCAAAATTAGAGAATTATGGAGTTAATTATTGATGGATTTAACTATTTTTGAGCTTTAACAGTATTTCTGAGCACTCCAACACCTTCAATTAAAACTTCAACCACGTCTCCAACATGCATTGAACCCACACCGGGAGGTGTGCCTGTTGCAATAACATCCCCTGGTTTGAGGGTCATAACGTTTGATATAAACTCTACAAGTTCGTAGGCATTGAATATCATCTGTTTTGTGTTTGAATTCTGCCTTATTTCACCGTTGAGTTTTAAAGATATGTTCTGGTTGGTTGGATCAAGCTCTGTCTCGATGCATGGCCCTATTGGTGCAAATGTGTCGAAACTTTTGGCTCTGGTCCATTGAATATCTTTTCTCTGCTTATCCCGTGCCGTTACATCGTTCAGGATGGTGTATCCGCCGATAAAATATATTGCATCATCTTTTTTGACATGATGGGCTTCTTTAGAAATAACGATCCCTAGTTCTCCTTCGTAATCAACCTGTGTTGAATCCGCAGGATAAATAACGTTAGTTTCATGTCCGATGACAGCGGTTGATGGTTTTATAAATAGGGTAGGTTCGGTTGGAAGATTCATATCCAGTTCCTTTGCATGGTCGCTGTAGTTCAATCCCACGCACACCACTTTGGATGGTGATACTGGGGGCAGTACTTCAACGTCTTCCAACTTGAAGCTTCCAATTTCTTCAAGCCGATTGATGTCTGGGGTGTTCATGGCTTCAATCATTGAAGGATTGATTTCTGTTATTTCATTACCATTTAAAATTCCTGTTTTTTCTTTGCTGTTAATTTTAAACCGTAGAAGTTTCATTCAATCACTACTAGCACTTTTTTATTATATGATGGCTTTTATCGTATATTTGGGCCTTTAAACTCTTAAATGATACGTTCTATTGGCACTACAAGTATGTCCCTTGCACCTATCTTTTTCAGCTGGTTTACAAGGTTGAAAACATCTCTTTCATCCACAACAGCGTGAACAGCCATAATGCCTTTTTTAGACAGCACTTGTGATACTGTTGGGCCGGTGAGTCCAGGCATGGCCTTCTGCACCTCATCTAGGAATTCCTCTGCAACGTTCATCATAACCAGTTTCTTGCCTTCAGCGTCAATAACTCCTTTAATACCAGTTCTTATGGCTTCAATTTTTTCATTGTTCTTTTTAAAGCTTTTTTTGTTGGCGATGAGTTTTATAGAACTTTCAAGGACGGTTTCGATGATCTTGAGGTGGTTCATTTTAAGGGTGGTTCCTGTGCTTGTGAGGTCGGATATGATATCTGCAACACCAATAAACGGTGCGATCTCTGTTGAACCACTGAGCTCAACTATTTTGGCAGTTATGCCCTTACTTTTAAGGTATTTATCTGTCAAATGAGGGAATTCAGTTGCAACCACTGCACCGTCTGTTATGTCATTTATACCGTTTATGGGGGATGTTTCAGGGACTGCTAAAACCAGTTTGGTCCTTCCGAAATTGAGGTCTTCCAGTATCTCCACATCGGCGTTGTTTTCTTCTATTAAGTCGAAGCCTGTCACTCCTAGGTCTGCAGCGCCGTCTGCAACAAATTCTGGGATGTCTGCAGCTCTTGTAAACATCACGCTTATCTCATTATCGTAGGTCTCTGAAAAGAGCTTTCTGTTGGCAGTATCCTTTACACCAATTCCTGCTTTTCCCAGAAGCTGGACTGCAGGGTCGCTTATCCTTCCTTTGGACGGTAGGGCTATTCTTATCTGCATTTAAATCCTCCTGAAACGTAAAAATGTTAAATTTTGGATATGATTTTTGTATGGCCTGAATATCTTATTTTATCCATTGGATTCATGAATTTATTCAGTGGACTAATGAATTTATTCACGAATTTGTAGTGTATTCAATTATAATGTCTTCAAAATTCAATAACATAATACGGTTGGACTGGTAGATATTTATGTTCTTTCATTTCCTAAAAAAATATAAAGAAGTCTAATGATCTAAATAGTTCTAATAATATTATGGGATGGTTCAATGGAAACAAAAAACATTCTTATAGAAAACGCTGTAATTGTTGCTGATAGAATTAAAAAAGGTTCATTATTAATAGAAAACGATAAGATCGTTGAAATAAACGATAAGATCGTTGCAAACAATGTTGATGATGTAATAAATGCTGAAAAAAAGGTTTTAATCCCCGGACTTGTGAACACCCATACGCATCTGTCAATGTCCCTTATGAGGGGACTGGCAGATGATCTGCCCCTTGACACATGGCTCAACGACCATATTTGGCCTGTAGAAGCCAACCTTAACGGCGAGCACTGTTATGCAGGTGCACTTCTGGCCTGTGCAGAGATGATAAAGTCTGGTACAACATGTTTCAACGACATGTACTTTTTCATGGACAGCGTTGCAAAGGCTGCAGATGAGGCAGGAATTCGTGGAATGTTATCACATGGAATGATAGACCTTGGAGATGAGGATAAAAGAAAGGCAGAGTTTAAGGAAACTAAAAGGATAATTGAAAAATGTCACGACACTGCAGATGGTAGAATAAAGGTTTCATTTGGACCTCACTCACCTTACACATGTTCAGAGGAACTTCTTGAAGGAGTGAGGAAGGAAGCAGATAAATACGGCCTCAAAATACACATCCATGCTAGCGAAACCCAAAAGGAGGTTGAAGATGTTTTGGAAGCCCACAGAAAGAGGCCATTTGAATACTTGGATGAAATCGGACTTTTAGGTGAGGATGTACTTGCAGCCCACGCAGTCTGGCTTTCAGATAATGAGATGGAAATAATCAAAGAGAGAGGGGTTAAACTGTCCCACAACCCATCAAGCAACATGAAACTGGCATCGGGAATTTCTCCAGTATCTAAACTTCTTGAAAAAGGTATCTGTGTGTCTCTTGGTACGGATGGAGCAGCATCCAACAATAGCCTTGACCTTTTTGAGGAGATGAAGACCGCTGCACTACTTCAGAAGGTGCATACACTTGATCCAACAGTTTTAAACGCTCATGAAGTTTTTGAAATGGCAACAATTAATGGTGCAGCTGCACTGGGCCTTGAAAATGGAATAGGAACTATCGAGGTTGGAAAAAAGGCAGATATTGTCCTTGTTGATATGAAAACACCAAGTTTAACCCCATTCAGAAATCCAGTTTCCCACTTGGTTTACTCTGCAAACGGCGCCGATGTTGACACGGTTATCTGTAACGGTGAGATGCTTATGAAAAACAGGGAGCTTCAAACCATTGATGAGGCCAGTGTTATTTCCCTGGCTGAGGAAGCATCCCAGGATCTTCTATCAAAAAGTTAAAATAGATTAAAAGAGTTGATGAAATGAAACATCTAGCATTATTTGACATTGACAAAACACTGCTTGTAGGATCCCATTTCCACTACCTGGCCATGAAGCAGGCAGTTAAAAATGTTTATGGGGTAGAAAACCCTGGACATGTACCAAATCTGCAGGGCATGACAGACCTTCAAATCTTGTACGCCACATTGTCCCAGGAGGGCCTGAAACAGGAAACCATAGATGGAGGAATTGATGAATGTATGAATGATATGGTTACCTACTTTCGAAAAAATGTCATAAAAGAAAATATAATCTGCTTGGATGGAGTTAAAGACGTTCTCGAAAACTTGAAACAATTTGGAATACCAAGAGGACTTGTAACAGGAAATATCGAACAAATAGCATGGCTCAAACTGGAAAAAATAAGAGTTAAGGATTATTTTGGATTTGGGGGATTTGGTAACGAATCAGCCGATAGAAGTCTGTTGGTTCGTCATGCAGTTGAGAGAGCTGGAAATATCTACGGAACATTCAACAAAGAAAATGTGTTTGTGATTGGAGACACTCCACGTGACATACTTGCAGGCCAGAAAAATGGTGTTAGAACTGTTGGAGTGGCAACAGGAGACTTCACAGTGGATGAACTTGAGGCAACTGGTGCAGACTTCGTACTCCAAAATCTTAAGGACATGAAAATCATTTTGAAAATAGCATCAGAGATGGGAATAGACGTAAATCCAGGATCATATCCAGTTCAGGATTAAAAATTTATTATTTTTTTTATTATTTTTTTTGTTCAGCTTTTTACACTTTTTCTATTCATTTTTTCAGGTTTTACTTGTTATTCTTAAGCAAATTATAACAATCATATAAATTTTATTAAATGAATTACAAAAATTATGGTGAGGGTTGTTTAGAAAATTTATTAAAATTTATTAAAATTTGCTAAATGGTTGTATACAAGGTGATGATACCATGGAATCGTATTTTAGGAAAGAAATGGAAACTATGGGGCGGGATCAGCTTGACTCCCTTGTGGACGAGCGTATACGTTACACAGTTAAATATGCCTATGAAAATTCACCTTTCTACAGGAAATGGTTCGATAAAAAGGGCATAAAACCTTCTGATGTTCGAAGTCATGAAGATCTCAGGGAACTGCCTATTATATCCGGTGAAACTGTTCGTGGGAGGCAGCCGCCTGAGACAGATGAGTTTGAATTCAAATGTATAGACTGGAACGATGTGTTCACTATCCATGAAACCAGTGGAACCAGTGGAACTCCAAAATCATTCTTCCTGACCTGGGATGACTGGAACCGTTATGCTGAAAAGTACGCCCGTGCATTCGTATCTCAAAACTTTGGACATGGTGACAGGGTGGTTGTCTGCGCATCCTACGGCATGAACGTGGGTGCCAACACCATGACCCTCGCAGCTCAGAAAATCGGAATGACCATAATTCCTGAGGGAAAATGCACATTTCCAGTCCGGATAATGAAAAATTACCAGCCCACGGGTATCGTTGCAAGTGTGTTCAAGCTCCTACGCCTTGCCCGACGGATGGAATCTGAAGGTCTGAACCCACAAAAATCAAGCATAAAACAGCTTGTAGCAGGTGGTGAAAGCTTTTCAGATGAATCACGCTCATATCTTGAGGAGGTTTGGGATGTGCCAGTTTACAACACCTACGGAAGCACCGAAGGAACCATGTGCGGGGAATGCAACCAGAAAGCAGGGCTCCACGTGCCTGAAGACCTTGTACACCTTGACGTCTACAATCCTCAGCTTGAAAACTTCGTTGATGATGGTGAGTGTGGTAGAATAGTTTTAACAACACTTCTACCTCCCGGTGGAAAAACTGGAACACTGCTTTTAAACTACGACACAGACGACACAACCGTGGTTGTGACCCGGGAGAAATGTGACTGTGGAAGAACCCACATGCGTGTTATGAACCCTCAACGTGAGGCAGAAACTATATGGGTGGCGGGTTCACCATTTAATCGGGTTGATATTGAGCAGGGAGTGTTTCAGCGCGAAAACATGGATTATTTAACTGGAGAGTACGAGGCGTTTCTTTACGGAGATAAAGATGAGGTCACCATGAGGGTCAGCATGGAATGCAGGGACCCTGCCACATGTGATAGGGACATGATCCAGGACAACTTCCTCAAAACCTTCCTAAAGTATAGGCCAAATATACGTCAGGCACATGCCGATGGTACCTTCAACATCATCTTTAATTTTACTGAACCAGAGGGTCTTGAATTTTATAAGATCAAGGGAAGACCTAAACGTTTGGTGGATCGTCGTTGAATTTAAATGATGCAGTGATCAAGTAGAAAAGTTAAATCAGCTATTAACGTTGATTAGATCTTTTTTTATAAGATCAGATCTTATGTTTGATCAACTAAGATTTTTAATTTGATAATACTAAATAAAACTAACTAAAAACTTTTTGAGAAATTGAAGTATAAACCAACTTCTATTCAAATTTAAAAAATAATCAAATTACTCTTTAATTTTTATAAGATAAATAAGATTAACCTAAAAATTCATAACTGGAGAAAACTCATGCTGAACGCTGAAACATATGTAACGGAAGATAAAGGTTTAAGTGGGAAGATAAGGACTAAATACGAGGATTTCTACGTGGAAGAAATACCTGAAAACCTGCCTAGTGGTACAGGCCCCAACACATGGATATTCATAGAAAAGATCGGTAGAAACACCC
Proteins encoded:
- the hisG gene encoding ATP phosphoribosyltransferase — protein: MQIRIALPSKGRISDPAVQLLGKAGIGVKDTANRKLFSETYDNEISVMFTRAADIPEFVADGAADLGVTGFDLIEENNADVEILEDLNFGRTKLVLAVPETSPINGINDITDGAVVATEFPHLTDKYLKSKGITAKIVELSGSTEIAPFIGVADIISDLTSTGTTLKMNHLKIIETVLESSIKLIANKKSFKKNNEKIEAIRTGIKGVIDAEGKKLVMMNVAEEFLDEVQKAMPGLTGPTVSQVLSKKGIMAVHAVVDERDVFNLVNQLKKIGARDILVVPIERII
- a CDS encoding amidohydrolase family protein; the protein is METKNILIENAVIVADRIKKGSLLIENDKIVEINDKIVANNVDDVINAEKKVLIPGLVNTHTHLSMSLMRGLADDLPLDTWLNDHIWPVEANLNGEHCYAGALLACAEMIKSGTTCFNDMYFFMDSVAKAADEAGIRGMLSHGMIDLGDEDKRKAEFKETKRIIEKCHDTADGRIKVSFGPHSPYTCSEELLEGVRKEADKYGLKIHIHASETQKEVEDVLEAHRKRPFEYLDEIGLLGEDVLAAHAVWLSDNEMEIIKERGVKLSHNPSSNMKLASGISPVSKLLEKGICVSLGTDGAASNNSLDLFEEMKTAALLQKVHTLDPTVLNAHEVFEMATINGAAALGLENGIGTIEVGKKADIVLVDMKTPSLTPFRNPVSHLVYSANGADVDTVICNGEMLMKNRELQTIDEASVISLAEEASQDLLSKS
- a CDS encoding HAD family hydrolase gives rise to the protein MKHLALFDIDKTLLVGSHFHYLAMKQAVKNVYGVENPGHVPNLQGMTDLQILYATLSQEGLKQETIDGGIDECMNDMVTYFRKNVIKENIICLDGVKDVLENLKQFGIPRGLVTGNIEQIAWLKLEKIRVKDYFGFGGFGNESADRSLLVRHAVERAGNIYGTFNKENVFVIGDTPRDILAGQKNGVRTVGVATGDFTVDELEATGADFVLQNLKDMKIILKIASEMGIDVNPGSYPVQD
- the ftsA gene encoding coenzyme F390 synthetase, whose amino-acid sequence is MESYFRKEMETMGRDQLDSLVDERIRYTVKYAYENSPFYRKWFDKKGIKPSDVRSHEDLRELPIISGETVRGRQPPETDEFEFKCIDWNDVFTIHETSGTSGTPKSFFLTWDDWNRYAEKYARAFVSQNFGHGDRVVVCASYGMNVGANTMTLAAQKIGMTIIPEGKCTFPVRIMKNYQPTGIVASVFKLLRLARRMESEGLNPQKSSIKQLVAGGESFSDESRSYLEEVWDVPVYNTYGSTEGTMCGECNQKAGLHVPEDLVHLDVYNPQLENFVDDGECGRIVLTTLLPPGGKTGTLLLNYDTDDTTVVVTREKCDCGRTHMRVMNPQREAETIWVAGSPFNRVDIEQGVFQRENMDYLTGEYEAFLYGDKDEVTMRVSMECRDPATCDRDMIQDNFLKTFLKYRPNIRQAHADGTFNIIFNFTEPEGLEFYKIKGRPKRLVDRR